In Fusobacterium varium, one DNA window encodes the following:
- a CDS encoding TIGR02678 family protein: MKESKGIRLLLENFWLIRDNNREEYYEIKDNRLKIERFFSEKLGWKLIFNNRLIKLEKTPARAESFMGIAEFKDTMDYCILCSLLMILEDKEDGEQFLLSSLTDRIKIYIKEYIEIDWLNYSHRQSLVRSFKYAESIGLIRKNDGDINKYNNSVEIDVLYEKTGFSRYFAVDFQKDISNYTSYKDFETEKIEDISMDKGEQRTNRIYRNLLTTPAVYWEETKDADSIYIRNQKPALEGNLKKYLLGNLHVHKNSAFLGFDDEDLLGEIHPKKRGTLSDIVLLICGELRKKIVNQELKREIKDFVEISKAEMISLIEESKNRYGINWSKEYRDMKLEKLYENIIEYMEEWKFIEKVSEDKLIIYPAVGKVIGKYRKVKKG; this comes from the coding sequence TTGAAAGAAAGCAAAGGAATAAGATTACTGCTAGAAAACTTTTGGTTAATTAGAGATAATAATAGAGAAGAGTATTATGAGATAAAAGATAATAGATTAAAGATAGAGAGATTTTTTTCAGAAAAATTAGGCTGGAAGCTTATTTTTAATAATAGATTGATAAAATTGGAAAAGACTCCAGCTAGAGCAGAGAGTTTTATGGGGATAGCTGAATTTAAAGATACAATGGATTACTGTATACTATGTAGTCTGTTGATGATTTTAGAAGACAAAGAGGATGGAGAGCAATTTCTTTTAAGTAGTTTAACAGATAGAATAAAGATTTATATAAAAGAGTATATTGAAATAGATTGGTTGAATTACTCACATAGACAATCTTTAGTAAGATCTTTTAAATATGCTGAAAGTATAGGATTAATTAGAAAAAATGATGGGGATATTAATAAATATAATAACAGTGTTGAAATAGATGTTCTCTATGAAAAAACAGGGTTTTCTAGATATTTTGCAGTAGATTTTCAAAAGGATATATCTAATTATACTTCATACAAAGATTTTGAGACAGAGAAAATAGAGGATATAAGCATGGACAAGGGGGAACAACGTACTAATAGAATATACAGAAATCTTCTTACTACTCCTGCTGTTTATTGGGAGGAAACAAAAGATGCAGATAGTATCTATATTAGAAATCAAAAACCAGCTTTAGAAGGTAATTTAAAAAAATATCTTTTAGGAAATTTACATGTTCATAAAAACTCTGCTTTTTTAGGTTTTGATGATGAAGATCTATTAGGAGAGATTCATCCTAAAAAAAGAGGTACACTTTCAGATATAGTACTTTTAATTTGTGGAGAATTGAGAAAGAAAATTGTTAATCAAGAGTTAAAAAGAGAGATAAAGGATTTTGTAGAAATTTCTAAAGCAGAGATGATCTCACTTATAGAAGAAAGTAAGAATAGATATGGAATAAATTGGAGTAAAGAGTATAGAGATATGAAACTGGAAAAATTATATGAAAATATAATTGAATATATGGAAGAG
- a CDS encoding polysaccharide lyase 8 family protein, giving the protein MKKSIFIFTLLALTITSFSEEKKVAVKESQKIEINQSERADYKKIRENWLEYLTGVPNKSNIAKMSKEELEETYLGNEKQADTSYAKLNKNQDRTFLIEGYENMGDGVHVMRTYENIKNIAKAYATPNTKYYKNPEIKKELIEYLDWLYDNAYHEGLPENGNWWQWELGIPKHLNDIMVLLYDDVPYEKRMKYLKASQYFQPFAEYSGVSPSASYSTSPDKRVSTGGNRIDTSIISFLRGVLMEDKVQVIDGAKAVADVGEYVTTRDGFYKDGSFIQHGNVAYNGTYASVLFDGLGSVLWLATGTQFEVKDERIDNVYESILNGYKYLFINGGINDSVSGRATSRDNSSDISRGKDLLTSLSLLSIGAGKEYQDEIKSLIKTVALENNSYNTIDKISNKIAKAIIRDIINDDSIKTLKVEGTKVYGAMDRAVSINEKGGKFVLSMHSSRIANYETMNNENVKGWYIGDGMTYVYGTDSETFTEYWPTVDRYHLPGVTNSLRERGDKSGERRGQTTSKAWVGGSCNGKEAFVGMDMISWNKATEMRKSYFMTDDGAILIAASNINSKDGEVHTTIDNRIIKDGKIILNGKEIKEDTVIENPQNISLNFNENYKGENIGYKIVYAPQLNLKKETRTGSWKNIGGTSTEEITKDYFTAYINHGKNPKKSGFAYIILPMYTQEEVDNYDVSRFEIVKLDKEAHIIKDKKSGVTGINFWKDSPTKELGIKAYSTLSVLLKENDEFLELWVSDPTQLANYKSVLEVDGKYEVIESSTENIQAITSEEKIKIKIDLRNNGTSEYIKLKKL; this is encoded by the coding sequence ATGAAAAAATCAATATTTATATTCACATTATTAGCTTTAACAATAACTTCTTTCTCTGAGGAAAAGAAAGTTGCTGTTAAAGAAAGTCAAAAAATAGAGATAAATCAATCAGAAAGAGCAGATTATAAAAAAATAAGAGAAAATTGGCTAGAATATTTAACAGGTGTTCCTAATAAATCGAATATAGCTAAGATGAGCAAAGAAGAGCTAGAGGAAACATATTTAGGAAATGAAAAACAAGCAGATACTTCTTATGCTAAATTAAATAAAAATCAAGATAGAACTTTTTTAATAGAGGGATATGAAAACATGGGCGATGGAGTTCATGTAATGAGAACATATGAAAATATTAAAAATATTGCAAAAGCATATGCTACTCCAAATACAAAATACTATAAAAATCCTGAAATAAAAAAAGAATTAATAGAGTATCTTGATTGGCTTTATGACAATGCTTATCATGAAGGATTACCTGAAAATGGAAACTGGTGGCAATGGGAACTTGGTATCCCAAAACATCTAAATGATATCATGGTATTATTATATGATGATGTTCCTTATGAAAAAAGAATGAAGTATTTAAAAGCTTCACAATACTTCCAACCATTTGCTGAGTATTCAGGAGTAAGTCCATCAGCTTCTTATTCAACATCTCCAGATAAAAGAGTTTCAACTGGAGGAAATAGAATAGATACTTCTATAATATCTTTCTTAAGAGGAGTATTAATGGAAGATAAAGTTCAAGTTATAGATGGAGCAAAGGCAGTGGCTGATGTTGGAGAGTATGTAACAACAAGAGATGGATTCTATAAAGATGGATCATTTATTCAACATGGAAATGTTGCTTATAATGGAACATATGCTTCAGTATTATTTGATGGTCTTGGGTCTGTATTATGGCTTGCAACAGGAACACAATTTGAAGTTAAAGACGAAAGAATAGATAATGTTTATGAATCAATTTTAAATGGATATAAATATTTGTTTATTAATGGTGGAATAAATGATTCTGTTAGTGGAAGAGCAACTTCAAGAGATAATTCAAGTGATATTTCAAGAGGAAAAGATCTTCTTACTTCATTATCTTTATTATCTATTGGAGCAGGAAAAGAGTATCAAGATGAAATAAAATCATTAATAAAAACTGTTGCTCTTGAAAATAATTCATATAATACTATTGATAAAATAAGTAATAAAATTGCTAAAGCAATAATAAGAGATATAATAAATGATGATAGTATAAAAACTTTAAAAGTTGAAGGAACAAAAGTTTATGGGGCTATGGATAGAGCAGTTTCTATAAATGAAAAAGGTGGAAAATTTGTACTATCAATGCACTCTTCAAGAATTGCTAACTATGAGACTATGAACAATGAAAATGTAAAAGGTTGGTATATTGGAGATGGAATGACATATGTTTACGGAACTGACTCAGAAACATTTACTGAATATTGGCCAACAGTAGATAGATATCATCTTCCTGGAGTTACAAATAGTTTAAGAGAAAGAGGAGATAAATCAGGAGAGAGAAGAGGACAAACAACTTCTAAAGCATGGGTAGGAGGAAGTTGTAATGGTAAAGAAGCTTTTGTTGGAATGGATATGATATCATGGAATAAAGCTACAGAAATGAGAAAATCATATTTCATGACAGATGATGGAGCAATATTGATAGCAGCTTCTAATATAAATAGTAAAGATGGTGAAGTTCATACTACTATAGATAACAGAATAATTAAAGATGGTAAAATAATTTTAAATGGAAAAGAGATTAAAGAAGATACTGTTATTGAAAATCCTCAAAATATTTCATTAAACTTCAATGAAAATTATAAAGGTGAAAATATTGGATATAAAATAGTTTATGCTCCACAACTTAACTTGAAAAAAGAAACTAGAACTGGAAGTTGGAAAAATATTGGTGGAACATCAACAGAAGAAATAACAAAGGATTACTTTACAGCATATATTAATCATGGAAAAAATCCTAAAAAATCTGGTTTTGCATATATAATTTTACCAATGTATACACAAGAAGAAGTAGATAACTATGATGTTTCAAGATTTGAAATAGTAAAGTTAGATAAAGAAGCTCATATAATTAAAGACAAAAAATCAGGAGTAACAGGAATAAACTTCTGGAAAGATTCGCCAACAAAAGAGTTAGGAATAAAAGCTTATTCTACATTATCAGTTCTATTAAAAGAAAATGATGAGTTTTTAGAACTATGGGTAAGTGATCCAACACAACTTGCAAATTACAAATCAGTTTTAGAAGTTGATGGTAAATATGAAGTTATAGAATCTTCAACAGAAAATATTCAAGCAATAACATCAGAAGAAAAAATCAAAATTAAAATTGATTTAAGAAATAACGGAACATCAGAATATATTAAATTAAAAAAATTATAA
- a CDS encoding TIGR02677 family protein, protein MNILREIKETAYLSTTKSEQYRRIMRIFFNEYEKMNFHLYKEDILNKIEGFPEFENYTMEKIKSDLDSLVDWGNLIAIQDTKKVNTIEEFKNREYRYSMSEKAVVIERMTITLENIHFESGNLSTNYISRMISNLEEISFLFSRNVSDDSIYDCWRIIQEDFKQINQNYQDYLKEFYSKKSEELMKTTEFLLYKEKFINILKNFIKNLQKYSSKMEETLKKIEFQMEDKILELIIEKEFEKQELNLNNEFKVDENFKNRLRENIIGKWQSLKNWFISNEKRKSEYRQIMNITEEIIGRIVQEAFFITQRENWGNERKAEYRKFIGLFIDCQDIKEAHKLASHLFGIQKIRHFNLRAPNTISSESSVYDEGEDKNRNYMEYILESHNRTYKPRVEKTGFEDRRELKEKLRLEYKRKLENDRKMITQYLDKGILDISQIDGEISAEFRKFILNLITMANLSSDKISRTEYGQRYKIIETNEKMVLKCEDGNLEMPKYIFEFLED, encoded by the coding sequence ATGAATATTTTAAGAGAGATAAAGGAAACAGCTTATTTATCAACAACCAAAAGTGAACAGTATCGAAGAATAATGAGGATTTTTTTCAACGAATATGAAAAGATGAACTTCCATCTATATAAAGAGGATATATTGAATAAAATAGAGGGGTTTCCAGAATTTGAAAACTATACAATGGAGAAGATAAAATCAGATTTAGATTCTTTAGTAGATTGGGGAAATTTAATAGCTATTCAAGATACTAAAAAAGTAAATACCATAGAGGAATTTAAAAATCGCGAATATAGATATTCAATGAGTGAAAAAGCTGTAGTAATAGAGAGAATGACAATAACATTAGAAAATATTCATTTTGAATCAGGAAATTTATCAACTAATTATATTTCAAGAATGATTAGTAATTTAGAGGAAATTAGTTTTTTATTTAGCCGAAATGTGAGTGATGATAGTATTTATGATTGTTGGAGAATTATTCAAGAGGATTTTAAACAGATAAATCAAAACTATCAAGATTATTTAAAAGAGTTTTATAGTAAAAAAAGTGAAGAACTTATGAAAACAACAGAATTTTTACTTTACAAGGAAAAATTCATTAATATTCTTAAAAATTTTATAAAAAACTTACAAAAATATAGTAGTAAGATGGAAGAAACTTTAAAGAAAATAGAGTTTCAAATGGAAGATAAAATATTGGAATTAATAATAGAAAAAGAGTTTGAGAAACAAGAATTAAACCTAAATAATGAGTTCAAAGTTGATGAAAATTTTAAGAATAGATTGAGAGAAAATATTATAGGGAAATGGCAATCACTAAAAAATTGGTTCATTTCAAATGAAAAAAGAAAAAGTGAATATAGGCAGATTATGAATATTACTGAAGAGATAATAGGAAGAATTGTACAAGAAGCCTTTTTTATAACTCAAAGAGAGAATTGGGGAAATGAGAGAAAAGCAGAGTATAGAAAATTTATAGGTTTATTTATTGATTGTCAAGATATTAAAGAAGCACATAAATTAGCATCACACCTATTTGGAATCCAAAAGATAAGACACTTTAATTTAAGAGCTCCAAATACAATAAGTAGTGAAAGTAGTGTGTATGATGAGGGAGAGGATAAAAATAGAAACTATATGGAGTATATTTTAGAATCACACAATAGAACTTATAAACCAAGAGTTGAAAAAACTGGATTTGAAGATAGAAGAGAATTGAAAGAAAAATTGAGATTAGAATATAAGAGAAAATTAGAAAATGATAGAAAAATGATAACTCAATATTTAGATAAGGGAATTTTAGATATTTCACAAATTGATGGAGAGATTTCAGCTGAATTTAGAAAATTTATTTTAAATTTAATTACAATGGCTAATCTTTCTAGTGATAAAATTAGTAGAACTGAGTATGGTCAAAGGTATAAAATCATAGAAACAAATGAGAAGATGGTTTTAAAATGTGAAGATGGAAATTTAGAAATGCCGAAATATATATTTGAATTTTTGGAGGATTAA